DNA from Microvirga ossetica:
CGCAGCCGCGCGACTGAGGGTCGTCTTCAGGCGGTCCGTTGCAACCGCGGACGCATGAGCGTCAGGATCGCTCCGTAGGGGGCGATGGAGATGGCGGCGAGGGCGAGCTTCACCAGGTAATCCGCGACGGCGAGGTTGACCCAAGGCAGGGCGATGCATTCATCCGCGATGCCGGCCTGTCCCAGCACGTCGCTGATCGTGAGGCCGAGGCCGGGCAGGGCGCCGCAATAGAAGGCGAACGAGAAGAAGATCGCCGTATCGAGGCCCGACGAGATCACTGAGGAGATGAAGGGCGGCATCCACCAGGCGCGGTCGCGCAGGCGGGCGAAGATGCTGATGTCGAGAAGCTGGGCCACGAGGAAGGCCGCGCCCGAGGCGATGGCGATGCGCGGCGTCGCCAGGATCACGGAGAGCGCGACGGCGAGCACGAAGCCGACATAGACCACCCGGCGTGCGCCTTGCGTGCCGAATCGGCGGTTCGACAGGTCGGTCACCAGGAAGGAGAAGGGATAGCTGAAGGCGCCCCAGGTCAGGTAATCGCCCAAGCCCAGATGCTGGAAGGGATACTGGACCAGGATATTCGACGAGAGGACGACAAGGGTCATTGCGGTCAGCGCAATGAGGAAGTCGCGGCGGTCGAGTTGGGTCATGTGCAGTCTCTTCCAGGCCAATGCTCAAGCCTTAACACAAAGCAAAACGGGCGGCACCAGGGCCGCCCGTAATGCAAATTCGTGGCGATCCGAGATCAGCTCGCAGCGGCGAGCTTCTTCTCGATCTCGCGCTTCACCGCCAGGGCGGTGGTGGAGAGCTCGCCGGCCTTGGCCTTGGCCAGGAAGGCGTCGAGGCCGCCGCGGTGCTCGACCGAGCGGAGCGCATTGGCGGAGACCCGCAGGCGCACGGAGCGCTGCAGGGTATCAGACTGGAGCGTGACATTGCAGAGGTTCGGCAGGAACTTCCGCTTCGTCTTGCGGTTGGAGTGGCTTACAAGATGGCCACTCAGCACGGCCTTGCCGGTCAGTTCGCAACGGCGCGACATGGGTTCAATCCTATTCGTCTAAGAGGGTCGCGACCTGAAATTTCGCGGGTTTGCTCGATCGCAGATCCCGCGGGGGCCGGACACCAGAAGTCCTTGGAAGGTGCGAGCCTATAGGCCAGAAACGGGGCGCCCGTCAAGAATAGTGCGACCCTGCATCACGTTTTTTTGCAGAAGCGCGGTCATGATTTATTCTGAATCTCGTGCGATGCAACGGAATAGACTATCGGAAAAGCCCTATGCGCCTCATCGCCTCAGCTTTCGTGACCTTGGCCTTTGCCGGGATCGGCTCGCTTGCGCAAGCCGAGACCCTGAGGGTGAGCTATGACATTTCCCTAGCCGGCCTGCCGCTGGGAAAGGCGGATCTGTCCTCCTCCTTCGCCGGCTCGAAATACGAGATGGAAGGAAAGGCGAAGCTGACCGGGCTCGCCATGATCCTCACGGGCGGAAAAGGCGAGGCCAGTGCCTCCGGGACTCTCGCCGGTTCGACGCCTCAATCGATCGCTTTCGCGGTCCTGTCGAAGACCTCCGACAACCAGCGCAGCGTCCGCATGGGCCTGAGATCGGGTCGCGTGGCCAAGGTCGAAATCGACCCGCCCCTCGAGCCGAAGCCGGACCGGGTCCCGGTCAAGGCCGCCGACAAGCGCGGCGTCGTCGATCCCATGAGCGCGCTCCTGATGCCGGCGCTCGACGCAAAAAGCCTGACCGATCCGGCCAATTGCGACCGGACCATTCCCGTCTTCGACGGCGCCTCGCGCCTGAACGTGGTCCTTTCCTACGGGGAGACGAAGAAGGTCGAGGTGCCAGGCTATTCCGGACCCGTTCTCGTCTGCAACGCCCGCTACGTGCCGATCTCCGGCCACCGGAGCGAGCGACCGGCCACCAAGTTCATGCAGGAGAACCGGGACATGTCCGTGTGGCTTGCGCCCGTCGAAGGCCCGCGCCTGCTCTTCCCGCTCAAGGTCTCGGTGCGCACGATGATCGGGGTAGGCGAGATGCAGGCCTCGGCCTGGTCGCTCGAAGGCGATGGCAAGGCCGCCGTGCCGACCCGCAAGGCCGTCAGGGCCGACGAGGCGATCCAGGCCGGAGCCGTTCAGTAGATCCTGGAAAACCCTGGGAGATTCGTGCCGTTTCCGGTAGCGAAAGCGGCCGCTCGCACCATATAAAGGGCTGACCGCAGCCGGTCGATGAGGCTTCGAGCTGCTTTGAAGAGAAGTCTGCCGCACCGGTTTCGGTCCTGCAGCCTCTCGGCCCTCTATCCGGGACCTTTTAAGCATTACCCGTCATCCAGGCATGGCCCGTCGTTCCCTTCCCCCGCAGGCGCGCTCGCGCGGCGTGACCGCCGTGCTCGGCCCCACCAATACCGGCAAGACCCATCTCGCCATCGAACGCATGCTCGGCCATGACAGCGGTATGATCGGCCTGCCCCTGCGCCTGCTCGCCCGCGAGGTCTACAATCGCGTGGTCGAGAAGGCCGGGTATCACAACGTCGCCCTGATCACGGGCGAGGAGAAGATCAAGCCGGACCGGCCGCGCTACTGGATCTCCACCGTCGAGGCGATGCCGCGCGACCTCGATCTCGCCTTCGTGGCCGTGGACGAGATCCAGCTCTCCAGCGACCTCGACCGCGGCCACGTGTTCACCGACCGCCTCCTGAACCAGCGCGGGCGCGAGGAGACGCTGCTCATCGGTTCCGCCACCATGCGGCCGCTGATCGAAGCCCTGATCCCCGGCATCCACGTGGTCACGCGGCCGCGCCTGTCCAAATTGTCCTTCGCGGGCGAGAAGAAGGTGTCGCGCCTGCCGCGCCGCTCGGCCATCGTCGCCTTCTCGGCCGAGGAGGTCTACGGCATCGCCGAGCTGATCCGCCGCCAGAGCGGCGGCGCGGCGGTGGTGCTCGGCGCCCTCTCGCCCCGCACCCGCAACGCGCAGGTCGAGCTCTTCCAGAACGGCGATGTGGATTACCTGATCGCCACCGACGCCATCGGCATGGGTCTCAATCTCGACGTGGACCATGTGGCCTTCGCGTCCGACAAGAAATTCGACGGGTTCCAGTTCCGCAAGCTGAACAACCCGGAGCTGGCCCAGATCGCCGGCCGGGCCGGGCGCTACATGCGCGACGGCACCTTCGGCTCCACGGCGCGCTGCCCGCCTTTCGACGCGGAAACCGTCGAGGCCCTCGAGAATCACGTCTTCGATCCGGTGCGCATTCTGCAATGGCGCAACCCGGATCTCGAATTCTCTTCGCTCGCCCGCCTGCGCGATTCGCTTGGCGCCCAGCCGCGGGAGCACGGTCTCGTGCGCGCGCCGACGGGCGAGGACGTGGCGGCCCTCGAGGTCCTGGTGCGGGAAGACGACATTCAGGCCATGGCCCGCTCGCAATTTGCCGTCGAGCGCCTCTGGCAGATCTGCCAAGTGCCGGATTATCGGAAGGTTTCCCCGCAGACCCATGCGGATCTGGTCGGCCAGCTCTATCGTTTCCTGATGAAGGACGGGGCCATTCCGGCCGATTGGTTCTCCCGCCATCTGTCCGCCATGGACCGGACCGACGGGGATATCGATACCCTCTCCAACCGCATCGCCCAGGTCCGGACCTGGTCCTTCGTCGCCAATCGTCCCGACTGGTTGAAGGATCCAGAGCATTGGCAGGATGTTGCGCGTCAGGTAGAGGACAAGCTATCGGATGCGCTCCATGAACGTCTCGCCCAAAGGTTCATCGACCGGAGGACGAGCGTTCTCATGCGGCGCTTGAGAGAGAACAAGATGCTCGAAGCGGAAATTACGACCACCGGCGACGTCACCGTCGAGGGTCAGCACATCGGTCACCTGCACGGCTTCCATTTCGTGCCCGATCCCCAGGCCGACACCACGGAGGCCAAGACCCTGCGCAACGCCGCCAGCAAGGCGTTGGCCGGCGAGATCGAGGCGCGGGCGGACAGGTTCGCCGAAACCCCCGATACCCTGCTCGTCCTGTCGAACGACGGCACGGTGCGCTGGATGGGCGATCCGGTGGCGAAGCTGGAGCCGGGCGACAAGCTGTTCGAGCCGCGGGTGCGCATCCTCTCGGACGAGCATCTGACGGGTCCTGCCCGCGAGAAGGTCGACATCCGCCTGCGGGCCTGGCTGAAGGCCTATATCGTGCGCCTCCTCGGCCCCCTGCTGCAGCTGGAAAGCAGCGTTGAGCTGACGGGCCTTGCCCGCGGCATCGGCTTCCAGATCGGCGAGGCGCTGGGCGTGCTCGAGCGCGCGAAGGTGCTCAACGACGTGCGCAGCCTCGACCAGGATGCCCGCGCGTCCCTGCGCAAGGCCGGAATCCGCTTCGGCGC
Protein-coding regions in this window:
- a CDS encoding queuosine precursor transporter is translated as MTQLDRRDFLIALTAMTLVVLSSNILVQYPFQHLGLGDYLTWGAFSYPFSFLVTDLSNRRFGTQGARRVVYVGFVLAVALSVILATPRIAIASGAAFLVAQLLDISIFARLRDRAWWMPPFISSVISSGLDTAIFFSFAFYCGALPGLGLTISDVLGQAGIADECIALPWVNLAVADYLVKLALAAISIAPYGAILTLMRPRLQRTA
- the rpmB gene encoding 50S ribosomal protein L28 codes for the protein MSRRCELTGKAVLSGHLVSHSNRKTKRKFLPNLCNVTLQSDTLQRSVRLRVSANALRSVEHRGGLDAFLAKAKAGELSTTALAVKREIEKKLAAAS
- a CDS encoding DUF3108 domain-containing protein gives rise to the protein MRLIASAFVTLAFAGIGSLAQAETLRVSYDISLAGLPLGKADLSSSFAGSKYEMEGKAKLTGLAMILTGGKGEASASGTLAGSTPQSIAFAVLSKTSDNQRSVRMGLRSGRVAKVEIDPPLEPKPDRVPVKAADKRGVVDPMSALLMPALDAKSLTDPANCDRTIPVFDGASRLNVVLSYGETKKVEVPGYSGPVLVCNARYVPISGHRSERPATKFMQENRDMSVWLAPVEGPRLLFPLKVSVRTMIGVGEMQASAWSLEGDGKAAVPTRKAVRADEAIQAGAVQ
- a CDS encoding helicase-related protein, which translates into the protein MARRSLPPQARSRGVTAVLGPTNTGKTHLAIERMLGHDSGMIGLPLRLLAREVYNRVVEKAGYHNVALITGEEKIKPDRPRYWISTVEAMPRDLDLAFVAVDEIQLSSDLDRGHVFTDRLLNQRGREETLLIGSATMRPLIEALIPGIHVVTRPRLSKLSFAGEKKVSRLPRRSAIVAFSAEEVYGIAELIRRQSGGAAVVLGALSPRTRNAQVELFQNGDVDYLIATDAIGMGLNLDVDHVAFASDKKFDGFQFRKLNNPELAQIAGRAGRYMRDGTFGSTARCPPFDAETVEALENHVFDPVRILQWRNPDLEFSSLARLRDSLGAQPREHGLVRAPTGEDVAALEVLVREDDIQAMARSQFAVERLWQICQVPDYRKVSPQTHADLVGQLYRFLMKDGAIPADWFSRHLSAMDRTDGDIDTLSNRIAQVRTWSFVANRPDWLKDPEHWQDVARQVEDKLSDALHERLAQRFIDRRTSVLMRRLRENKMLEAEITTTGDVTVEGQHIGHLHGFHFVPDPQADTTEAKTLRNAASKALAGEIEARADRFAETPDTLLVLSNDGTVRWMGDPVAKLEPGDKLFEPRVRILSDEHLTGPAREKVDIRLRAWLKAYIVRLLGPLLQLESSVELTGLARGIGFQIGEALGVLERAKVLNDVRSLDQDARASLRKAGIRFGAYHLYLPALLKPAPRVLATQLWALQNGGLEQKGIDEIAHLAQSGRTSIPVDPEIGHGLYRAAGFRVLGGRAVRVDILERLADLIRPAIAYRPGITPGEPPAGAADGEGFVPTVAMTSLVGCAGEDFATILKSLGYVMDRRPGPAITVPLVEAPKPVEPQAAPAEGETAASAEEAPAETSEASVATEEVGAVAVEAPEASVSEQELETSASEALSSPEGQALAPSEATAEASATETPAAETAVAETPAAETPAEPEAIEVWCQGRRHHEGGQARHGRDARGGRHERGERSAERGERPDRGDRRPRHGANQGNQGEQPAGERRPRPERREAQGEGGRPQNRPPRGPGRGEERRDDRRGPRPDKRQDNRSDNRRDGGHERREKQPDPNSPFAKLLALKAQLEDSKK